The genomic window TCTAGATTCTAAGAAAATTGAAGACGGAAAAAAAATAGTATTTTTCTTAAATAAATTCAAATACAAAAACTACAAAAATGTAAGCGAAGTTGGTTATCAGGTTTTTAACAAAAATGGATCTTTAAATAAGAGGGAGCAAATCGCACAATATTATACAACAAAAGATGAAACCGAAAGTATTATATCCTCTAATGTTTTTATTGAAAAAGGGAATATCCGAATTGAAACTCAAGAAAAAGGATCTGAGAAAAAAGTTCATCTATATAAATTAGATGGCTATTCGGAAATGTAAATTTTTGAATAGTCCATTAGTGAGGAAGTATGACATTAATAAAATCTAGTGTTTACCAATAAAAAACTACAACTTTTTAAGGTTGTAGTTTTTCTATTTAATAACTTTCCAGTTTACTATGGACTTTTTCAATCTCTTTATCCATATAAGCTTGAGCATAATGTACATATCGATTAAAAAAAGTGCTGGCATGACTGTGTCCACTAATCTTACGAACTAAATGCTCTGGCATTCCTAAAATGAGTAAAGTTGTAATTGCAGTTCTTCGCATCATATGCGAACTCATTTTATCGCAAAAACGATTTTTTTGAAGTATCATTTTTCTAAGTTAATTTCTGTGTTTTACCTTGTCTTTCCCTTGAAACTTTTTTTGCAAATCTTCATTGTCGTTAAAAAACCACTGGCTTTATTGGTTAAATTCGGATATTTTTTCCATGAATCTTGACACGTCATCAATTTGTGAGGACAGTTTGACTCCAAAATATAAGGATGCATGACCGCACTCGCATCCTCCTTTTTTTAATCGGTTGATTATTAAATGGGTCATTCACATCTTTATGATAAAGGTCATGTACATTCATTGATGCCTTAATTAGAGACTTATCGGCTTCGATAGCCACCCACGAATTAGGATGTTCATCTGTAGCTCTTACTGCATCATAAGCCAAGAGCAAAGCGAATTTTAGAGATTCGAAAAAGGAGATTTGCTTTTGGAAATTACTGAAATAAAAAGTAATTCCAAGAAAAGAGTTAAATTAGAAAAACCAGATTTTTCACTACTAAAGGAGATCAATTTGCTAAAACCGGCTA from Flavobacterium fluviale includes these protein-coding regions:
- a CDS encoding tyrosine-type recombinase/integrase, yielding MILQKNRFCDKMSSHMMRRTAITTLLILGMPEHLVRKISGHSHASTFFNRYVHYAQAYMDKEIEKVHSKLESY